GCCGATCCGGTTGATCCATTCACCGATGCGCTCCCATGGGCGGCCTCCGGCTTTGTAGGCGGTCAGGATGCGGCCGACGACGTCGGTCACTTCCGGCCAGCGCGGCGGGTTGTTCGGCAGGTTGTGCGCCACAAGGCTCATGGTCGAGGGCTTCGAGCGGGCGTTGCTGTTTTTGCCGCCGACCCAGACGGCAAACTTGGAGTGCTCGGGGTGGTTGATCTCCATGGCCGGGCAGGCGCCGAAGCAGGCGCCGCAGCAGATGCACTTGGCTTCGTCAACCATGAGCGTTTTCTTGCCATTGACGACCGTCGGGCGGATCGCCGCGACCGGGCAGCGGGCGACCGCTTTGGGAAGCTCGCAGGTCTTGACGAGGTGGTCGTGGTTGATGCGCGGGGGACGGGTGTGCTTGACAACGACGGCGATGTCGGCCTGGCCGCCGCAGTTGATCGAGCAGCACGAGGTGGACAGGCGCACTTTATTGGGCATCTGCATGTCCTTGAATTCGTTGTACACCGTGTCCATCATCGACTTGACCACGCCCGAGGCGTCGGTGGCCGGAATGTCGCAGTGCAGCCAGCCCTGGGTGTGCGAAACGGCTGAGACGCACATGCCGGTGCCGCCGACCGGGAAGCCGAGCGATTCGAGTTCGGCAATCATCGGTTCGACGTTTTCGGCGTTCGGCGTCAGAAATTCGACGTTGTTGCGCACCGTGAAGCGCAGAAAGCCGTCGCTGTATTTGTCGGCGACGTCGCACAGCTGGCGCACACCATATCGACCGTGTCCTGACGCGGCGTGCCGGCGCGGACCGTCCAGATGGTGTCGCCGCTTTCGGCGACGTGCTTCAAGACCCCCGGTTTCGGGATTTCATGGTATTTCCACTTGCCGTAGTTTTTCCTGACCACCGGATGCAGCGCCTCTTCGTAGGTGTGCGGGCCCGATTCTATGGTCTTCCAGGTTCTTTCCTGACTGCTCATGCTCGTTCCTGTAGGTTGATGCGCACCGGCTCTCCGGTTGCGGGAGCCGGTGCGGCTGAGTTTGTGCTGTTGTTTTGTCGCCCTCTCTGGTGATCTCCAGAGAGACGGCTCTCAGTACTTGGCTTTGAAATACGGGTTGTCTCTCGGGCGCGAGATCTGGTTGATGTCGTACTCGATGCCGACGCCGTCGAGGAACTGTTTCAGGCCCACGCGCTCGATGGTTTCGCCGATGCGCTCGTGGTCGAGGCCGGCGTCGTCCCACCAGTCGATGATCTCTTCGATCAGTTCGATGAAGGCTTCGCGGTCTTCGTCGGTTTCCATCTTCATGAACGGCACGATGAGCGAGCCCATGTTGACGCCCACTTTCAGCGTGTTCTTGCCGCCGATGAGCAGCGCGATGCCCTTGTCCTTGCCCGGCGAGAGCGCTTTGGACATGGCGTTGATGCAGTGCATGCAGCGAACGCAGTCGCGCGTCGAGATGTCGATGTCGCCGTCTTGCAGACGGATCGCTTTGGTCGGGCAGCGGTTGATGACGTTGTTGACCAGCGCATCCACCCCCTTCTCGGCGATCCATGCCTTGACTTCGTCGTGGTCGATCTGGATCGAGTCACGCCAGGTGCCGATGACCGCTAGGTCGGAGCGCATGATCGCGTTGGTGCAGTCGTTCGGGCAACCGGAGAATTTGAATTTCAGCTTGTAGTTCCATTCGGGACGGTGCACCTGCGGGGAGAAGTGCTTGAGCGCTTCGAGGTGCAGCTTGAGGTTGTCGTAGCAGGCGTTGTCGCAGCGGCCTGGCCCGATGCACGAAACGCCGGTTCGCATGCCGGCGCCGGCGCCGCCGAGGTCCCACCCTTTCTGGTTGAGCTCGTCGAAGCACGCCTGGACTTTGTCCTGCTCGATGCCCTGCAGCATGATGTCGCCGGTCTGGCCGTGCAAGGTGATGATGCCGCTGCCGTATTTCTCCCAGATGTCGCACAGTTCGCGCAGCATCGTGGTGTTGTAGTGTAGGCCCGGGGCCGGCTGGATGCGCATCGTGTGGAATTCGGCGGCTTCGGGAAATTTGTCCTTGATCATCGAGTAGCGCGTGATGATACCGGCGCCGTAGCCGTCTACCGTGACCAGACCGCCTTTCCAGTAGCCCATCTTGGTCTTGTAGGAATATTCGAGCTGGTCCAGCACGCCCCGCAGCATCGGTTTCTCTGTCCGCTCCGCAAGCGCCTTGAAGCCCGAAATGAAGCTGGGCCACGGACCGCTTTCAAGCTGGTCGAGCATCGGCGTTTCGTTCAGGAACTTGCCGTTGCCCGATGATCCGCATCCGCCGCAATGACACGACTCGTTCACAGCGCTGTCGTTAGCACTCATGTTGCCTCCTTTGGTTCTCAGATACTTTGTGGGCCGACGTCCACTCCTAGATCGCCGGCCATTTCGTTGTGGGGTTGCCTCTCCCGGCGCGTCTCAGACGCAGCCGGTCGGTTTGGGAAGACCGGCTATCTTGCAGGCCTGCAATGCCGGGCCTTTCGGGAACAGCGCGTACAGGAACTCCGACGCCTCTTTCTTGTCCATGCCTTTTTCGCTGGCCACCGCCTTGGTCAACACCTTCACGGCAGGTGCTATCTGGTACTCCTTGTAGTAGTTGCGAAGGAACTTCACCAGATCCCAGTGACCCGCTTCCATCGCGATACCTTCATCTTCGGCAATCTTTACCGCGACCTCCTCCGTCCAGTCATCCAGATTCACCAGGTAGCCGTTCTCGTCCGTCTCGACGCTCATGCCATTGACTTCAATTGCCATAATGATTCTCCTTTAAAGTGAGATATGATGTTGAAAATGAGTGTAGACAACGGTCATGTATCGCGCCCCGCCAGCCTACAACCGATATCGATATACGGTTATGTAGTTAACACAATCATTTCAATTTTTCAACAGATCAGGACTTTTTCTTTGTTCGGCCTGTCCGGCCATAAACAGTCTGACAGAGAGCAGCGAATCCGGTGACGGCACTCAATCAGAAAGCCCGGAATTTACAAGGAGTGATATTTGAAAAACGGAAGGAAATTTCAGGTGGTGGACTACGGCGCCCTTTAAACCACTGAAGAATGTAGTTAGCAAAATATCATGAATGAATCAAGCTTTCCGGTAAAATTTGCCCTCCGGCAAAAGGGTAATTTCAGTCTCTCTCTAGCCGTCCCTGCTCCTTGAATTTCAAGGCAAGTCCGACAAATCGCTCCGCCCATCCGGGGTTTGCCGCCGCATGGAAATGAGCGTACGAAGCGAACAAGTTCCGGTAAAGCAAGCCGTCCTCTCGCCCGGTCAGCCCGAAGCCTCTCGCCACATCGAACTGGCAGGCGAGGTCAACATTACCAGCTACCGGTTTTGAGTAGTGAAACTCATGCGCCCTGACACGCTCGCCTACAGGAAACCATCCGGAACCGGCGCGGCTTTCGAGTTCCAGATAGCCGCACCCAGCGGGCTTTCGCTGATAGGCGATATCAATCGGCAGCACGCTCGCGAGAGGCCATTGCCTGCCCTCCCACGTCGCGCTGCGACACAGGTAGATCAGTCCGCCACACTCGGCCCACGCGGGTATTCCCGCCTCGATCCGCCCGCGCATGTCGCGCAGAAGACTGGTATTGGCGCTCAGTTCTGCGAAAAATGACTCCGGAAAGCCGCCGCCGAGATAGAGGCCGTCGATCTCCGGAAGAGCGGTGGTTTTAAAGGTGTCGATAAACACCAGCTCCGCCCCGGCATCACGCAGGGCGTCGAGATTGTCGGGGTAGTAGAAGCAAAACGCGGCATCGCGGAACACCCCGATTTTCACTGTCGCCTCTTTTTTTGGAGAAAAAACTTCGCGCGGCTCCGAATGCGACAGCGGCGAAGCCTCTTCAAAAAGTTTGCGAATAGCAGCAAAATCACAATGGCGCTCAACCTGCTGCGCGGCAACGCGGATGAAGGCTTCGGCGTCCGACGCCTCTCCGACCGTGACGAGGCCGAGGTGCCGCTCGGGCAGCAACAGCGACGAGTCCGCAGGAATCGCGCCGAGCACCGGAACGTTGCAGAAGGTCTCGATAGCCGCTCGCTGCTTGGACTCCTGCCGGGAGCTGGTCACATGGTTCAGAATGACGCCTGCGATCCGAACCTTCGGCGGCATCGCCTGAAGGCCGAGCACCTGCGCGGCCACGCCGCGATTCATCCGGCGGCTGTCGATGACGAGCAACACTGGTGCGTCGAGCAGCGCGGCCAGCCCGGCGCTGCTGTCCGCCCCGGCCATGTCCATGCCGTCATGCAGCCCGTGGTTGCCCTCGATCAGAGCGATGCTTCCCGGCCTCCGGGCGCAGTTCCGGATGAACGTGTCGCGGCAGGCCGCCTCGCCCATCATCCAAGTATCGAGATTGTAGCACTCCCCGCTGCTTGCGACGCGGTGCCACATCGGATCGATATAGTCCGGCCCCTTCTTGAAGCTCACCACCGGCACTCCATTTTCAGCAAGCAGCCGCAGCAGCCCCAAACTTACCGTGGTCTTCCCGGCGCTCTTCCACGAAGCCGAAATCATCAGTCTCGGAATCGAAATCAAACCCAAATCAGCAACTCCTTATAGTATTTAAAACAGCTGGGTTTTTCGGGTTCAGCCATCCTGAATAGCAAGCACGGAGTTCCGCACGAAACCCTTAGCTTCAGGACAATGTAGCAACCGCCCCCACTCATGCCCAATTCCCCGGCAATGATCGAGAATTTCAGCGCTGCTCATTTTCGCAAAACTCGTTTTTCGAACACCTTCTGACCTCGAACATCGAGATAACAATCAGTTCCGAATTCTCCGCCATTTGGTCAACCAGATTCCATGGCATAATCTCCCAAATCTCGGAAAGAGTCTTCTCCAGCAAGTCGTTCAAAAGACTCATCTTTATGAAAATCAACAGGTTACAGATTCAATCGCCATCCGCGATGCAGATGGACAAGCGCATCCAGACGCCAAAAATCTCAATTATATAACTACTTAGCGATATAAAAACAGGGACGGGTTATAAATCAGACAAAAGTGGTGTTATGATCACAATATTCAGTAATATATATGAATAATAAGGCTAATAAGGCATCTTTCAGCCAGACATACATCTGGGACAAGTCGAGGAGATAGTAACAATGAGCACAGTTCCTGCTTCCATTCCGGTATTGCAGTGGGCAGCCAGCAGGGCTTGGCTCAGTGATACCGAGCTGAAAAAACGGTTCAGGAAATGGCCGCTGTGGTTGAAAGGCGAAGCTTCGCCAACTTTGAAACAGTTGGAAGATTTCGCAAAGCTCACGCATACACCGTTTGGGTATTTTTTCCTACCTGAACCACCAGAGGTGACCTTGCCTGTTCCGGATTTTCGCACTCATCGTGATAACCATTTACGCGAACCAAGCACGGCATTGCTCGACACGATTTATCTGTGCCAGCAACGACAGGAGTGGTTTCGCGAGTATGCCCTAATGCAGGGATTACAGCCATTACGGTTTGTCGGCAGCGCAACACTATCGGACAATCCCGATGCTGTTGCAGCACGCATGCGTCAGGAGCTATCGCTCTCTGTTGATGAACGTCAAGCCCTTCCGACATGGACCGAGGCACTGCGTCAGCTTATCGCAAAAGCGGAAGAGGCCGGCGTGCTTGTCATGGCCAGTTCCATTGTCGAAAGCAACAATCACAGGAAACTGGATACGCAAGAGTTCCGCGGTTTTGCGCTGACCGATAACGTGGCACCACTGATTTTTCTGAATGCCGCAGACAGCAAAGCGGCACAAATGTTCACGCTTGCGCACGAACTGGCGCACATCTGGCTTGCCGAAAGCGGCCTGTCCAATCCGGAAGCAGGCCTGCTTCCCGAACAGCAGATCGAGCGGTGGTGCAACCGTGTCGCTGCCGAATTGCTGGTTCCACACGAGAAACTGCATGACGTTCATAATCTTCATAATCCCGGCATTACTGTTGACAAGGAAATTCAACGGCTGGCCCGGTTTTTCAAGGTTAGTACACTTGTGGTTTTACGACGTCTTTTCGAAGCGGAATTAATCGACAGAGCGACAATGAACCAATGCTACCAAAAGGAGCTTGATCACATTCTTTCGCCTGAAGGACGCAAAAGCACCGGTGGCGATTTTTACCGAACCCTTGGAGCACGCACCGGGAAGCGCTTTGCACGAGCGATACTCTCCAGTACGCTGGAAGGGCACACCCTGTTCAGGGATGCTTTCCGTCTTTTGGGCGTACAAAAGTCGGCAACCTTTTACAAAGCTGCGCATGAACTGGGAGTGATGCCATGACCTATCTACTCGATGCCAATGTCTTCATCCAGGCAAAAAACCTGCATTATGGTCTTGATTTCTGTCCTGCTTTCTGGGAATGGTTGATCGAAAGCAATGCTTCAGGAAAGGTATTCAGCATCGATAAGGTAGCCGAAGAAATCGCCACTGGCGCTGACGAACTGACCGACTGGATGCATAATCATGCAAGCGACTTGTTTCTCAATACCGATAGCGGTACCGTAGAAAAATTCGGTCAGGTCAGCACCTGGGCGACCAGTCAGAAGTATGAACCTACAGCTATCAACACTTTTCTGAATGCTGCCGATTTCTATCTTGTCGCCCATGCTCTTTCAGGCGGATACGTACTCGTTACGCATGAGGTTTCTTCCAATTCTCAACGCAAAATCAAGATCCCCGATGCCTGCCGCGGGCTCCAGCTACAGTGCATGACCCCTTATGAAATGTTGCGTCGTGAACAGGCACGGTTCATCCTTAGATGACGACAAGCGCAACTGATCTGACTCTATTACCTGATCGGGTCTAACCAAATCAAGGTCACAAATCCCCCCAAAACCCCCGGCACGTTAAATCCCCTTCATTTGTTATATTTACGGTTCACGCTCCGCCCGACGGGTGGGAAACGCTGAATTTTTCAACTTCTCAGATCAAACGATGAGCAATTCCGATCAGTCGCGGGTGCAGACGCAGAATCTGTCGCCCGATAAAGTGATGAACAAGCTGGTTTCGCTGGCCAAGCGGCGGGGCTTTATTTTTCCGTCGTCGGAGATTTATGGCGGCCTGTCGTCGTGCTTCGATTACGGCCCGCTCGGCAGCGAAATGAAGAAGAATATTAAGGATTTGTGGTGGAACGCTATGACGCGCCGCCATCAGAACATCGTGGGGATCGATGCGTCGATCATGATGAATCCGACCGTGTGGGAGGCTTCGGGCCATGTGGCAAGCTTCAACGATCCGATGATCGACGACAAAACCACCAAGCGCCGCTACCGCGCCGACCACCTGATCGAAAACCATATCGAGAAGCTCCATCGCGACGGCAAGGAGGCAGAGGCCGCCGCCATCAAGGTTGCCTATGAGGCCGCCGGGGGCACCGAAGATCCGAACCGCACATTGTATAATATTATTATTGAGGCGGGTATCAAGGCTCCCGACACCGGTTCGGCGGACTGGACGGAGGTGCGTCAATTCAACCTGATGTTCCAGTGCAACATGGGCGCGGTGGCCGATTCAGCGGGCGTGGTCTATCTGCGGCCCGAAACCGCGCAGGGCATCTTTGTAAACTTCCACAACGTCCGTGAAGCATCGCGCATGAAGGTGCCGTTCGGCATCGCGCAGATCGGCAAGGCGTTCCGTAACGAGATCGTCAAGGGCAACTTCATCTTCCGCATGGTGGAGTTCGAGCAGATGGAGATGCAGTATTTCGTCAAGCCCGGCACGCAGCTCGAAGCGTTCGAGGCGTGGCGCGAGGAGCGCTTCCGCTGGTACTCCGAAACGCTCGGCATGTCGAAGGAGAAACTGCACTGGTACAAGCACGACAAGCTGGCCCACTACGCCGACCTGGCCTACGACATCAAGTTCGAGTTCCCGTTCGGCATTGAGGAGATCGAAGGCATCCACTCGCGCACCGATTTCGACCTGAGCCAGCATCAGAAGTACTCCGGCAAGAGCATGGAGTACATCGACCAGACCACCAACGAGCGCTACATTCCCTACGTCGTCGAGACCTCGTCGGGCTGCGACCGCACCTTCCTGGCGCTGCTGTCGGACGCCTATCAGGAGGATGTGGTGGACGGCGAGCCGCGCGTGATGCTGAAGCTCGCGCCGAAGGTTGCGCCGGTGAAGGCCGCCGTGCTGCCGCTGATGAAGAAGGGCGAAATGGGCGAAAAGGCCGCGCAGCTTTGCCGAGACCTGTCGGAGAGCTTCATGGTGCAGTACGACGACGCAGCCTCGATCGGCAAGCGCTACCGCCGTCAGGACGAGATCGGCACGCCGTTCTGCTTCACGGTCGATCACGACACACTGGAGAACGGCACCATTACCGTGCGCTACCGCGACACGGCGGCGCAGGAGCGGATCAATATGTCGAAAGCCGCTGAGTTCCTTGCGACCAAACTAATGTAACGCGGCATGAAGAGATTGGGCTAACACCCATAAATAAATTGCGTTATCCATGAACCCCGGACTAAAGTCCAGGGCAATTGTTAAAAATTTTTTACTGGATTACAGGTAAAAAAAATGCTGTATGATGTCGCAATCATAGGAGGAGGTCCGTCGGGCGCGGCGGCTGCGGAGATTCTGGCCAGGGCTGGCCACTCGACCATCCTCATCGAACGCAACCTTGCCAACGTCAAGCCGTGCGGCGGCGCGATTCCACTTGGCTTGATCGAAGAGTTCGATATTCCCGACGAGCTGGTCGAGAAGAAGCTGACCCGCATGAGCGTGCGCTCGCCGAAAGGCGAA
The nucleotide sequence above comes from Chlorobaculum tepidum TLS. Encoded proteins:
- a CDS encoding cobyrinate a,c-diamide synthase; its protein translation is MISASWKSAGKTTVSLGLLRLLAENGVPVVSFKKGPDYIDPMWHRVASSGECYNLDTWMMGEAACRDTFIRNCARRPGSIALIEGNHGLHDGMDMAGADSSAGLAALLDAPVLLVIDSRRMNRGVAAQVLGLQAMPPKVRIAGVILNHVTSSRQESKQRAAIETFCNVPVLGAIPADSSLLLPERHLGLVTVGEASDAEAFIRVAAQQVERHCDFAAIRKLFEEASPLSHSEPREVFSPKKEATVKIGVFRDAAFCFYYPDNLDALRDAGAELVFIDTFKTTALPEIDGLYLGGGFPESFFAELSANTSLLRDMRGRIEAGIPAWAECGGLIYLCRSATWEGRQWPLASVLPIDIAYQRKPAGCGYLELESRAGSGWFPVGERVRAHEFHYSKPVAGNVDLACQFDVARGFGLTGREDGLLYRNLFASYAHFHAAANPGWAERFVGLALKFKEQGRLERD
- a CDS encoding ImmA/IrrE family metallo-endopeptidase; the encoded protein is MSTVPASIPVLQWAASRAWLSDTELKKRFRKWPLWLKGEASPTLKQLEDFAKLTHTPFGYFFLPEPPEVTLPVPDFRTHRDNHLREPSTALLDTIYLCQQRQEWFREYALMQGLQPLRFVGSATLSDNPDAVAARMRQELSLSVDERQALPTWTEALRQLIAKAEEAGVLVMASSIVESNNHRKLDTQEFRGFALTDNVAPLIFLNAADSKAAQMFTLAHELAHIWLAESGLSNPEAGLLPEQQIERWCNRVAAELLVPHEKLHDVHNLHNPGITVDKEIQRLARFFKVSTLVVLRRLFEAELIDRATMNQCYQKELDHILSPEGRKSTGGDFYRTLGARTGKRFARAILSSTLEGHTLFRDAFRLLGVQKSATFYKAAHELGVMP
- a CDS encoding glycine--tRNA ligase, whose protein sequence is MSNSDQSRVQTQNLSPDKVMNKLVSLAKRRGFIFPSSEIYGGLSSCFDYGPLGSEMKKNIKDLWWNAMTRRHQNIVGIDASIMMNPTVWEASGHVASFNDPMIDDKTTKRRYRADHLIENHIEKLHRDGKEAEAAAIKVAYEAAGGTEDPNRTLYNIIIEAGIKAPDTGSADWTEVRQFNLMFQCNMGAVADSAGVVYLRPETAQGIFVNFHNVREASRMKVPFGIAQIGKAFRNEIVKGNFIFRMVEFEQMEMQYFVKPGTQLEAFEAWREERFRWYSETLGMSKEKLHWYKHDKLAHYADLAYDIKFEFPFGIEEIEGIHSRTDFDLSQHQKYSGKSMEYIDQTTNERYIPYVVETSSGCDRTFLALLSDAYQEDVVDGEPRVMLKLAPKVAPVKAAVLPLMKKGEMGEKAAQLCRDLSESFMVQYDDAASIGKRYRRQDEIGTPFCFTVDHDTLENGTITVRYRDTAAQERINMSKAAEFLATKLM
- the dsrA gene encoding dissimilatory-type sulfite reductase subunit alpha, translated to MSANDSAVNESCHCGGCGSSGNGKFLNETPMLDQLESGPWPSFISGFKALAERTEKPMLRGVLDQLEYSYKTKMGYWKGGLVTVDGYGAGIITRYSMIKDKFPEAAEFHTMRIQPAPGLHYNTTMLRELCDIWEKYGSGIITLHGQTGDIMLQGIEQDKVQACFDELNQKGWDLGGAGAGMRTGVSCIGPGRCDNACYDNLKLHLEALKHFSPQVHRPEWNYKLKFKFSGCPNDCTNAIMRSDLAVIGTWRDSIQIDHDEVKAWIAEKGVDALVNNVINRCPTKAIRLQDGDIDISTRDCVRCMHCINAMSKALSPGKDKGIALLIGGKNTLKVGVNMGSLIVPFMKMETDEDREAFIELIEEIIDWWDDAGLDHERIGETIERVGLKQFLDGVGIEYDINQISRPRDNPYFKAKY
- a CDS encoding DUF4411 family protein, whose amino-acid sequence is MTYLLDANVFIQAKNLHYGLDFCPAFWEWLIESNASGKVFSIDKVAEEIATGADELTDWMHNHASDLFLNTDSGTVEKFGQVSTWATSQKYEPTAINTFLNAADFYLVAHALSGGYVLVTHEVSSNSQRKIKIPDACRGLQLQCMTPYEMLRREQARFILR
- a CDS encoding TusE/DsrC/DsvC family sulfur relay protein codes for the protein MAIEVNGMSVETDENGYLVNLDDWTEEVAVKIAEDEGIAMEAGHWDLVKFLRNYYKEYQIAPAVKVLTKAVASEKGMDKKEASEFLYALFPKGPALQACKIAGLPKPTGCV